A portion of the Bacillus sp. es.034 genome contains these proteins:
- a CDS encoding DUF817 domain-containing protein — translation MRAGKQLLRFGWEQALSCLFPVVIFASLALTQIIPLPFLPRYDWLLLICLVMQWGMVKSGLETRDELKVITLFHLIGLALELFKVHMGSWSYPGEGYSKLFGVPLYSGFMYASVASYLCQAWRRLKVELIRWPPFWSVVALAAAIYLNFFTHHYWIDIRWWLSGLVIVVFWKTWVEYEVGGRRYHMPLALSFILIGFFIWIAENIATFFGAWEYPNQTEAWSLVHLGKVSSWLLLVIVSFLIVATLKHVKGKGGATHFPTEHSLQGREGRV, via the coding sequence ATGAGAGCGGGCAAACAACTCCTTCGGTTCGGCTGGGAGCAGGCTCTGTCCTGCTTGTTTCCTGTGGTCATCTTTGCGTCATTGGCGTTGACTCAAATCATCCCGCTTCCCTTCCTGCCGAGGTATGACTGGCTGCTCCTGATCTGCCTTGTGATGCAATGGGGAATGGTGAAATCGGGTCTCGAAACCCGGGATGAACTGAAGGTCATTACCCTGTTCCATCTGATCGGCCTTGCCCTTGAACTGTTCAAGGTACATATGGGCTCGTGGTCTTATCCCGGGGAAGGCTATTCCAAACTCTTCGGTGTCCCTTTATACAGCGGATTCATGTATGCAAGTGTAGCAAGCTACCTGTGCCAGGCGTGGAGGAGGCTCAAGGTGGAACTGATCCGGTGGCCGCCGTTTTGGTCAGTCGTTGCCCTCGCCGCAGCAATATATTTGAACTTTTTCACCCACCACTATTGGATCGACATCCGCTGGTGGCTTTCGGGTCTTGTCATCGTCGTCTTTTGGAAAACGTGGGTCGAATATGAGGTAGGCGGGAGGCGGTACCACATGCCCCTCGCTCTATCATTTATCCTCATCGGATTCTTCATCTGGATCGCTGAAAACATCGCAACCTTCTTCGGTGCCTGGGAATACCCGAATCAGACTGAAGCCTGGAGCCTTGTCCACCTCGGGAAGGTCAGCTCATGGCTCCTCCTCGTCATCGTCAGCTTTTTGATTGTAGCAACATTGAAACATGTGAAAGGCAAGGGTGGGGCAACCCACTTTCCAACCGAACATTCCCTGCAAGGACGGGAGGGAAGAGTATGA
- a CDS encoding helix-turn-helix transcriptional regulator, which produces MAIIINIDVMLAKRKMSVTELSEKVGITMANLSILKNGKAKAVRLSTLDAICKALDCQPGDLLEYQRDEEAGS; this is translated from the coding sequence ATGGCAATTATAATCAATATTGATGTGATGCTTGCGAAACGGAAAATGAGTGTGACGGAGCTTTCAGAAAAAGTGGGAATCACCATGGCAAACCTGTCGATCCTGAAAAATGGGAAGGCAAAGGCGGTTCGTTTATCCACCCTCGACGCGATATGCAAGGCCCTTGATTGTCAGCCGGGAGATCTGCTTGAGTATCAACGGGATGAAGAAGCAGGGTCATGA
- a CDS encoding DUF2975 domain-containing protein yields the protein MKRETLFLKIALFLIGAPIAALCLIGLPLIAMEAAGSKVAYVVYGMLVVMYASAIPFYTALFQAFKLLMLIDRNNAFSGASVKALKIIKKCAIVISLFYVAGLPLFYVLAEVDDAPGIIVIGMIFIFGSAVIAVFAAVLQKLLNNAIEIKSENDLTV from the coding sequence ATGAAACGGGAAACACTTTTTTTGAAGATTGCTCTTTTTCTAATCGGGGCTCCCATTGCCGCTTTGTGCTTGATCGGATTACCACTGATCGCAATGGAGGCTGCGGGTTCGAAGGTAGCCTATGTCGTTTATGGGATGCTGGTCGTCATGTATGCATCGGCGATTCCTTTTTACACAGCGTTGTTTCAGGCGTTTAAATTGTTAATGTTGATTGACCGGAACAACGCTTTCTCTGGGGCATCCGTGAAGGCGTTGAAAATTATCAAAAAGTGTGCCATTGTAATCAGTCTCTTCTATGTAGCAGGATTGCCGCTCTTTTATGTGCTGGCGGAGGTGGATGACGCACCGGGCATTATCGTGATCGGGATGATCTTCATCTTCGGATCAGCCGTCATTGCGGTATTCGCGGCGGTTCTCCAGAAGCTACTGAACAATGCCATAGAAATCAAATCTGAAAATGATTTAACGGTCTGA
- a CDS encoding MFS transporter: protein MSQTQSKLWTKDFTLMSIANFFIYLIFYLLLVTMAVYAVDEFGASESQAGLVTGIFIIGTLIGRLFLGRMITTIGNKKMLFVGMVAFIATSCLYFVEGGISFLLLTRFLHGVALGMVSTATGTIVAEIIPASRKGEGIGYYSMSITLATAVGPFFGLFLSQHASFTTIFAFCLALGVISYIISLFVKIPVVKKPAGKKADKERLSLSSFIEPKALPIALVVLFVSLAYSSVLSFINFYAIDIDLVEAASVFFVVYAVAILVSRPFTGRLMDAKGAKAVMLPAFVLFAAGLFLLSAAGNTMILLLSGVLIGLGFGNMQSVTQAIAVKAVPPERVGLATSTYYISLDAGLGFGPYVLGFLIPLTGYRSLYMIMGILVAATLVLYYFQERKQSRTVLAHE from the coding sequence ATGAGCCAGACACAGTCAAAGCTATGGACGAAGGACTTCACGCTCATGTCCATCGCCAACTTTTTCATCTATTTGATCTTTTATTTATTGCTTGTCACCATGGCAGTCTATGCCGTGGATGAATTCGGTGCATCGGAAAGTCAGGCGGGTCTGGTGACCGGGATCTTCATCATCGGGACATTGATCGGACGTCTATTCCTTGGCCGGATGATCACGACCATCGGAAATAAGAAAATGCTGTTTGTCGGCATGGTCGCATTCATTGCCACTTCATGCCTGTATTTTGTGGAGGGCGGTATCAGTTTCCTACTGCTTACTCGTTTTCTTCACGGGGTGGCACTCGGGATGGTCAGTACGGCCACCGGTACCATTGTAGCGGAAATCATCCCTGCGAGTCGGAAAGGGGAAGGAATCGGTTACTACAGTATGAGCATCACACTCGCAACCGCTGTTGGCCCATTCTTCGGACTTTTCTTAAGTCAGCATGCAAGCTTCACAACGATCTTTGCCTTCTGTCTTGCGCTTGGGGTCATCAGCTATATCATTTCACTGTTCGTGAAAATCCCGGTTGTCAAGAAACCGGCTGGGAAAAAAGCGGATAAAGAACGCCTGAGTCTGTCAAGCTTCATCGAGCCAAAGGCATTGCCTATCGCGCTTGTCGTGCTGTTCGTTTCCCTTGCTTACTCAAGTGTCCTGTCGTTCATTAATTTCTATGCCATCGACATCGATCTTGTAGAAGCAGCGAGCGTGTTCTTTGTAGTCTACGCCGTAGCAATCCTTGTATCGCGTCCATTCACAGGTAGACTGATGGATGCAAAAGGTGCCAAGGCCGTCATGCTGCCGGCGTTTGTCCTGTTCGCGGCTGGATTGTTCCTGTTAAGTGCGGCTGGTAACACGATGATCCTGCTTCTTTCAGGGGTTCTGATTGGACTTGGATTCGGTAATATGCAATCCGTCACTCAGGCGATTGCCGTGAAGGCTGTTCCACCTGAGCGTGTGGGGCTTGCAACGTCAACCTACTACATTTCCCTGGATGCAGGACTTGGATTCGGGCCATATGTACTTGGCTTCCTTATTCCGTTGACTGGCTACCGTTCACTGTACATGATCATGGGTATCCTGGTTGCCGCAACACTCGTACTCTACTACTTCCAGGAAAGAAAACAATCGCGCACAGTACTCGCGCATGAATAG
- a CDS encoding MarR family transcriptional regulator, protein MKSEQQFFQELIRLYRPFENQLNVQLNEHGLHRAQWTILYNLYHNGPASNVEISNYQSVEKPTITRTVHQLEEAGYIERIPGKDRREKRMQLTESGIEVYENARKTIDRFEQTIMEGISEEKQLEMMEMMKKIKENLNR, encoded by the coding sequence ATGAAATCGGAACAACAGTTTTTTCAGGAGCTGATCAGGCTCTACAGGCCATTTGAGAATCAATTGAATGTTCAGCTGAATGAACACGGTCTGCATAGGGCTCAGTGGACGATTTTATATAATCTTTACCATAACGGACCTGCCTCCAATGTGGAGATCTCAAACTATCAGAGTGTGGAGAAACCGACGATTACGAGGACGGTTCATCAGTTGGAGGAAGCGGGCTATATCGAGCGTATTCCAGGGAAGGATCGTCGGGAAAAGCGGATGCAGCTGACGGAGTCGGGGATCGAAGTGTATGAGAATGCCCGCAAAACCATCGACCGTTTTGAACAGACCATCATGGAAGGAATCAGCGAAGAGAAGCAGCTTGAAATGATGGAAATGATGAAAAAAATCAAAGAAAATTTGAACAGATAA
- a CDS encoding glycerophosphodiester phosphodiesterase family protein, with the protein MNKKFLVGTGIAVSLLLSPFSQAFAEEPTAGEKKQVENIAHRGAAAYAPENTIASYDLAVDMKADYIEIDVQRSKDGELVVIHDTSVDRTTDGSGKVGDLTLEEMKSLDAGSWKGEQFTGEKIPTFEEVLDRYHGKVGILIEMKSPELYPGIEEQVADALKERHLDTPQNEKIILQSFNFDSMKKMDQLLPKVPVGVLAWSQSQATPQALKEISTYAEWFNPSYGIVTEQVVEDVHSLDMQIGSWTVRSHEAADFLFDMDVDAIITDYPDYVDPRN; encoded by the coding sequence ATGAACAAAAAGTTTTTAGTCGGTACTGGAATTGCAGTTTCATTGTTATTGAGTCCATTTAGTCAGGCGTTTGCAGAAGAGCCGACAGCGGGTGAGAAAAAGCAGGTGGAAAATATTGCTCACCGAGGGGCTGCAGCCTATGCACCTGAAAATACGATCGCAAGCTATGATCTCGCTGTCGATATGAAGGCGGATTATATCGAAATCGATGTTCAACGAAGCAAAGATGGTGAATTGGTTGTCATCCATGACACATCAGTGGATCGCACAACCGATGGATCGGGAAAAGTAGGGGATCTGACACTCGAGGAAATGAAGAGTCTTGATGCAGGAAGCTGGAAAGGCGAACAGTTTACAGGAGAAAAAATCCCGACATTTGAAGAGGTTCTGGATCGCTATCATGGAAAAGTGGGAATCTTAATCGAAATGAAGTCTCCGGAGCTTTATCCTGGTATTGAGGAACAAGTGGCTGATGCATTAAAGGAACGTCACCTCGATACACCGCAAAACGAAAAAATCATTCTTCAATCCTTTAATTTTGACTCGATGAAAAAGATGGATCAACTCCTTCCAAAAGTTCCAGTCGGAGTTTTAGCCTGGAGTCAGTCGCAAGCGACACCCCAAGCATTAAAAGAAATCTCTACGTACGCAGAATGGTTCAACCCGAGCTATGGAATCGTCACTGAACAAGTAGTGGAAGATGTTCATTCCCTGGACATGCAAATCGGGTCATGGACAGTGCGCAGTCATGAAGCGGCAGATTTCTTATTCGATATGGACGTGGACGCGATCATTACGGATTATCCGGATTATGTGGATCCTAGAAATTAA
- a CDS encoding histidine--tRNA ligase has protein sequence MKKMDYQNVKGTQDYLPEAEVIRREVRRTLEDVFIQYGCKPLETPILNYTELLASKYAGGAEILEEMYTLTDRGERDLALRYDLTIPFAKVAAMNPTIPMPFKRYEIGKVFRDGPIRAGRFREFTQCDVDIVGVESQVAEAELMMMALDAFAKLNMKVTIQYNNRKLLTGMLEVFGMEADRINPAVLILDKLEKIGVDAVISELSDLSIADSTNRLIQQFLTDTNNNRLDYFESYADQNGKIREGLNELKELTSYLQFLEIDEQCVFNPFLARGLEIYTGTIYEIFLTDGSITSSIGSGGRYDNAIGGLLGTDEKISTVGISFGLDVIYAAIMATQRNAKKASNVDYYVIPLGTGKEALRVANDLRKKGYIVELEMSSRKLGKLLEKANKEGVRNVIVIGEEEVKKNQFKVKNMETGEEKVWEMSDLK, from the coding sequence ATGAAGAAGATGGATTATCAAAATGTTAAAGGGACGCAGGATTATTTACCGGAGGCGGAAGTGATCAGAAGGGAAGTAAGAAGGACGCTGGAAGACGTGTTCATCCAATACGGCTGCAAGCCCCTCGAGACCCCCATCCTGAATTACACAGAGCTGCTAGCCTCGAAATACGCGGGTGGTGCTGAAATCCTGGAAGAGATGTACACCTTAACGGACAGAGGAGAAAGGGATCTCGCCCTGCGCTATGATTTGACGATTCCCTTTGCCAAGGTAGCGGCCATGAACCCGACCATCCCCATGCCGTTCAAGCGTTATGAAATCGGAAAAGTGTTCAGGGACGGACCTATCAGGGCGGGAAGGTTTCGGGAATTCACTCAGTGCGATGTGGATATTGTGGGCGTCGAGTCACAGGTGGCAGAAGCTGAGTTGATGATGATGGCGTTGGATGCATTCGCAAAGCTCAATATGAAGGTGACCATTCAATACAATAACCGGAAACTTCTGACGGGGATGCTTGAAGTGTTCGGTATGGAAGCGGATCGAATCAATCCAGCAGTCTTGATCCTCGACAAACTCGAAAAGATTGGTGTCGATGCGGTCATCTCAGAACTCTCTGACCTGTCCATTGCGGACAGCACTAACCGATTGATCCAGCAATTTTTAACAGACACGAACAATAACCGATTGGACTATTTCGAATCATACGCCGATCAAAACGGCAAAATCAGGGAAGGGTTGAATGAATTAAAGGAACTGACTTCCTATCTTCAATTCCTCGAAATCGATGAGCAATGCGTCTTCAATCCCTTTTTAGCAAGAGGCCTGGAAATCTACACGGGGACCATTTATGAAATATTTTTAACGGACGGGTCCATTACATCAAGCATCGGTAGTGGCGGACGATATGATAATGCTATCGGTGGGCTGCTGGGAACAGATGAAAAAATCTCGACCGTCGGCATTTCGTTTGGATTGGACGTCATTTATGCAGCCATCATGGCGACTCAGCGAAACGCGAAGAAAGCTTCCAACGTTGACTATTACGTCATTCCACTCGGCACAGGGAAGGAAGCTCTACGGGTGGCAAATGATTTAAGAAAAAAAGGCTATATCGTCGAACTTGAGATGAGCAGCCGGAAATTAGGAAAGCTTTTGGAGAAAGCAAACAAAGAAGGGGTGCGGAATGTGATTGTGATAGGAGAAGAGGAGGTTAAGAAGAATCAGTTTAAAGTGAAGAATATGGAAACGGGAGAGGAGAAAGTATGGGAGATGAGTGATCTGAAGTAG
- a CDS encoding SAM-dependent methyltransferase, which yields MNNTQTELKVVIGAGEYHNNPGWLHTQEKDLNLLDETTWQNKFQESSISAILAEHVWEHLSYEEGLQAAKICMKYLKLSGYIRCAVPDGYFPDEDYQKVVQIGGPGPEEHPAASHKIVYNYRLLTELFETAGFEVRLLEYFDEKGNFHQHDWDGADGVIFRSKKYDPRNQGERIAVPSLILDAIKY from the coding sequence ATGAACAATACCCAAACAGAACTCAAGGTCGTCATCGGGGCAGGAGAATATCATAATAATCCCGGATGGCTGCATACCCAGGAAAAAGACCTGAACTTACTGGACGAAACGACGTGGCAAAATAAGTTCCAAGAAAGCTCGATATCCGCTATATTGGCAGAGCATGTATGGGAACACCTTTCATATGAAGAAGGGTTACAGGCAGCAAAGATATGCATGAAGTATCTTAAGCTCTCTGGATACATCCGTTGTGCTGTACCTGATGGGTATTTTCCTGATGAAGACTATCAAAAGGTTGTACAAATAGGGGGACCCGGTCCGGAAGAACATCCTGCTGCCAGCCATAAGATCGTTTATAACTACAGGTTGTTAACGGAATTATTTGAAACGGCTGGGTTTGAAGTGAGACTACTTGAGTATTTTGACGAGAAAGGTAACTTTCATCAACATGACTGGGATGGTGCTGACGGCGTCATCTTTCGTTCTAAGAAGTACGATCCGAGAAATCAGGGGGAACGTATAGCTGTCCCTTCTCTCATCCTTGATGCTATTAAGTATTGA
- a CDS encoding DUF4181 domain-containing protein, which translates to MRMLGLMTTFFLKLLFVIGIYIILVTLFHRVTSRWLGLKKRKCFSHDMLNKQHEKGDKLLGNLTVVVMIAGLIVVVGTSFESRFLQPYLIISFFFICRLLWKSYMEKKWMSENREYTYTIMEAGFHTILLIAVFSTNYWLF; encoded by the coding sequence ATGAGGATGTTGGGACTTATGACAACATTTTTTCTGAAACTCCTTTTCGTTATTGGGATTTACATCATTCTCGTTACCTTGTTTCATCGTGTGACTAGCAGGTGGCTGGGTTTGAAGAAGAGAAAGTGTTTCTCTCACGACATGCTTAATAAGCAACATGAAAAAGGGGATAAGCTACTAGGGAATTTAACAGTGGTGGTAATGATTGCCGGGCTGATAGTGGTTGTTGGTACTAGCTTTGAAAGCAGATTTTTACAACCGTATTTAATCATATCCTTCTTTTTCATCTGCAGGTTATTATGGAAATCCTATATGGAGAAGAAGTGGATGAGCGAGAATAGGGAATATACCTATACGATAATGGAAGCGGGATTTCATACTATTTTGTTAATTGCTGTTTTCTCGACAAATTACTGGTTGTTTTAA
- a CDS encoding GNAT family protein, with protein sequence MKTNLFHSPPTLENDKIKLIPLEVHHSAALLEANDPEIWCFMFSEITTLEQMDQWVTAAIQLRDQQTALPFAVVLKEQNRIIGSTRVFGINLSQKSCELGSTWYSKDHQRSFVNSNCKYLILRYCFESLGMLRVQLKTDERNHRSQKAIERLGAVKEGVLRKERILSDGYVRNAVLYSIVDEEWPSVKEGFVLRDSKY encoded by the coding sequence ATGAAAACCAATCTCTTTCATTCCCCGCCAACCTTGGAAAACGATAAAATCAAATTGATTCCCTTGGAGGTTCATCATTCCGCTGCCCTCCTTGAAGCAAACGATCCTGAGATATGGTGTTTTATGTTTAGTGAAATTACAACCCTCGAACAAATGGATCAATGGGTAACAGCCGCCATCCAGCTACGGGATCAACAAACGGCCTTACCATTTGCGGTCGTGTTAAAAGAACAAAATAGAATCATAGGATCAACCAGAGTATTCGGAATCAACCTTTCACAAAAATCGTGTGAACTGGGTTCTACGTGGTACAGCAAAGATCATCAGAGGTCTTTCGTAAACTCCAATTGTAAATATTTGATCCTTCGCTATTGTTTTGAAAGTTTAGGAATGTTGCGGGTTCAGCTTAAAACAGATGAACGAAATCACCGTTCCCAGAAGGCAATTGAACGGTTGGGTGCTGTGAAAGAGGGAGTACTGAGAAAAGAAAGGATCCTGTCAGATGGATATGTCAGAAATGCCGTTCTGTATTCGATCGTTGATGAGGAGTGGCCTTCGGTAAAGGAAGGATTTGTTTTGAGGGATTCGAAGTATTGA
- a CDS encoding AAA family ATPase: MKLILLFGPQAVGKMTVGQELEKRTELKLFHNHMTIELLQPFFGFTEEMWRICNMLRVEIFESFSKTDQYGMIFTFMWAFNEEKDWKWVEKVTDIFESNGAEVYFVELETDLEVRLKRNITPNRLQHKPSKRNIEDSEKRLLASLDTHRLNSVEGEIERENYIRINNTNMNPEEVAEKIIEEFQLERK; this comes from the coding sequence ATGAAACTCATCTTACTATTCGGGCCCCAGGCCGTTGGGAAAATGACGGTGGGACAAGAACTGGAAAAAAGAACAGAACTGAAGCTGTTTCACAACCATATGACCATCGAATTGCTACAGCCTTTCTTCGGATTCACAGAGGAAATGTGGAGAATCTGCAACATGCTGAGAGTCGAAATTTTTGAATCCTTCTCAAAAACAGATCAGTACGGGATGATTTTTACCTTCATGTGGGCCTTCAACGAAGAAAAGGATTGGAAGTGGGTCGAGAAAGTCACAGACATTTTCGAATCAAACGGGGCAGAAGTCTATTTCGTGGAGCTTGAAACGGATCTGGAAGTACGACTAAAACGAAACATCACACCGAACCGACTGCAGCATAAGCCGTCGAAGCGAAATATCGAAGACTCCGAGAAGCGGTTGCTTGCTTCCCTGGATACCCATCGCCTCAATTCGGTCGAGGGGGAAATAGAAAGAGAGAACTATATTAGAATCAACAATACAAATATGAATCCCGAAGAAGTTGCGGAAAAGATAATAGAAGAGTTTCAGCTCGAGCGAAAGTGA
- a CDS encoding cytidine deaminase has translation MLHVKTLEDRDYELIKEAERVIETNYRYGRHHIGSAVRATSGKVYAAVHVEANVGRITVCGEAMALGKSISEGDHEIETIVAVAHPHPHEDIEKCWVVAPCGMCRELISDYGKHTDVILSYGGELVKCNVMELLPEKYTSDVE, from the coding sequence ATGTTACACGTTAAAACCTTAGAAGACAGGGACTATGAATTAATCAAAGAAGCAGAAAGAGTGATAGAAACGAATTATAGGTACGGTCGGCATCACATTGGTTCAGCTGTCAGAGCAACTTCCGGCAAGGTCTATGCAGCTGTCCACGTCGAAGCAAACGTCGGCAGAATCACCGTATGCGGAGAAGCGATGGCCCTCGGGAAATCCATCTCTGAAGGAGACCACGAGATTGAAACGATTGTCGCAGTAGCCCACCCCCATCCACACGAAGACATCGAGAAATGCTGGGTCGTCGCACCTTGTGGAATGTGTAGGGAATTAATAAGCGATTATGGAAAACATACCGATGTGATCCTTTCGTATGGGGGAGAATTGGTGAAGTGTAATGTGATGGAATTGTTGCCGGAGAAGTATACGAGTGATGTGGAATAA
- a CDS encoding kinase, whose protein sequence is MESTLIIIRGNSGSGKTTTAKRLQQHLGRGTLLVSQDVVRRDMLKVQDRDGNLSMDLIRQITEYGRGKCEVVIVEGIFTEQRYGDMLRELIQFYNGKAHTYYYDLSFQETVRRHNSRSKRTEFGEDSMRDWWNAEDYLRVDGEVQLTDEMTQDEIVEMILKQI, encoded by the coding sequence ATGGAATCAACATTGATCATCATACGAGGAAATTCCGGAAGTGGGAAAACCACGACCGCCAAACGCCTTCAACAACATCTGGGACGGGGGACGCTCCTCGTTTCCCAAGATGTCGTCCGCCGTGACATGTTGAAGGTACAGGACCGGGACGGCAACCTGTCCATGGACCTGATCCGGCAGATCACAGAATACGGTAGAGGGAAATGTGAAGTGGTCATAGTGGAAGGAATCTTCACTGAACAACGCTATGGCGATATGCTTCGGGAGTTAATCCAATTTTATAACGGAAAAGCCCATACATACTACTACGATTTATCGTTTCAAGAAACCGTCCGCCGGCACAACTCCCGTTCAAAAAGGACAGAATTTGGGGAGGATTCTATGCGTGACTGGTGGAATGCTGAGGACTATCTCCGTGTGGATGGAGAAGTTCAATTGACAGATGAAATGACGCAGGATGAGATAGTGGAAATGATTTTAAAACAAATATGA
- a CDS encoding P1 family peptidase → MNNPAQKRIRDYGVKIGKLETGPNNSITDVEGVTVGHVTLSENDRQTGVTAILPHQGNLFKEKLIASSHVINGFGKTMGTIQINELGTLETPILLTNTLSIGTAADALFDYMLEQNPEIGRTTGTVNPVVCECNDMFLNDIRARFITKDHVRQALENTSSFVEEGTVGAGTGMLCYSLKGGIGTASRIMKMEHGTYIMGVLVLTNFGILSDLTINGRAVGEELKERILQTREEQDKGSIIIIAGTDLPVSERQLNRIIKRTITGLSRTGSIITTGSGEVVIGFSTATKIPHDHTSQCMSVPMIHEEEIDLAFRAIGEATEEAVLNSLITATHVVGRDGNERPALKDLLEKYTIGL, encoded by the coding sequence ATGAACAATCCTGCACAAAAAAGAATCCGGGACTACGGAGTGAAAATTGGTAAGTTAGAAACGGGTCCCAACAATTCAATCACTGATGTTGAAGGCGTGACGGTCGGTCATGTCACCCTTAGTGAAAATGATAGACAAACTGGCGTCACGGCGATCCTGCCTCACCAGGGAAACCTATTCAAAGAGAAGCTTATCGCCTCGAGCCATGTCATTAACGGGTTCGGCAAAACGATGGGCACCATTCAAATCAATGAACTAGGAACCTTGGAAACTCCCATTTTATTAACGAATACATTGAGCATCGGTACAGCGGCCGATGCCCTGTTCGATTACATGCTCGAACAGAATCCTGAGATCGGCAGAACGACTGGGACCGTCAATCCTGTGGTGTGTGAGTGCAATGACATGTTTTTAAACGACATCAGGGCACGTTTCATCACGAAAGACCATGTCCGACAGGCGCTGGAAAATACATCGTCATTCGTTGAAGAGGGGACGGTCGGAGCCGGTACCGGCATGCTCTGTTACTCCCTGAAAGGCGGAATCGGAACGGCTTCACGGATCATGAAGATGGAGCACGGGACCTACATAATGGGTGTCCTCGTTTTGACAAACTTCGGTATACTAAGCGACCTGACTATAAACGGAAGGGCCGTCGGCGAAGAACTGAAGGAGAGAATCCTCCAAACCCGCGAAGAACAGGACAAAGGCTCGATCATCATCATTGCAGGGACGGACCTCCCCGTGTCCGAAAGGCAGCTCAACCGGATCATCAAGCGGACAATCACGGGATTATCCCGTACAGGCTCCATCATCACAACCGGGAGCGGCGAAGTGGTCATCGGCTTCTCGACGGCCACGAAGATCCCCCATGATCATACGTCCCAATGCATGTCCGTCCCCATGATTCATGAAGAAGAAATCGACCTTGCATTCCGGGCCATTGGAGAAGCGACGGAAGAAGCAGTATTGAACTCATTGATCACGGCAACGCACGTGGTCGGCAGGGACGGAAATGAAAGACCGGCGTTAAAAGATTTACTGGAGAAATACACTATAGGGCTTTAA
- a CDS encoding DUF4181 domain-containing protein yields MDHFLLKSFLFLSIYALSIFLFNAGMRKNLNVKRKKRFSYNHLNDHHKKLDWMIRITFLILIVIGGIYNAFNLDQEGRVWYLEPYMMVFGFGLVSETVRAIFEKKHSDNPNDYKFTLSQLAYLSITLLLFFATEFFGIFT; encoded by the coding sequence ATGGATCATTTTTTATTAAAGAGTTTTCTATTCTTATCAATCTACGCTCTGTCCATCTTCCTATTTAACGCAGGAATGAGAAAAAATTTGAACGTAAAGAGGAAAAAGAGGTTCTCATATAACCATCTGAATGATCATCATAAAAAACTGGATTGGATGATTCGAATCACATTTTTAATCCTCATCGTCATTGGAGGCATCTATAATGCTTTCAATCTGGATCAAGAAGGAAGAGTATGGTACTTGGAACCCTATATGATGGTATTCGGTTTTGGCCTGGTATCGGAAACAGTCAGGGCCATCTTTGAAAAGAAACATTCAGATAATCCCAATGATTATAAATTTACCCTTTCACAGCTAGCCTATTTATCCATCACGTTACTATTATTCTTTGCAACCGAATTTTTCGGAATATTCACCTAA